GTTAAAACAAAAGGGAATTTATCTTGAAAATTTGCTTCAACTGCAGGATATTCCAAAAATAATCTGGACCTCAATTACCGGCGGTAAGAAAATTAAGGGCGGGATATCAATCGAAAGTGTTGAAAATCTAAATTTCTTCTTAGAACTTATTAAATCGGGAAAGTTAAAACCGGTTATAGATAGAAGCTATCCGCTGGAACAGACGGCCGAAGCTTTCAAGTATGTCGAAAAAGGACACAAAAAGGGAACTGTAGTAATAACTGTGGGGCATAATGACTAAACATGACAAATCAGGAGGAATTGAAATACCAGGTCATACCGAAGAAGCATCACAACGAAAAGCTGCAAAAGTCGCAGGCTTGATGTTCCTGTTTATCGTAATAGGCTGGACCCTTAACTGGACTCTTATAGACTCCAAACTTATTGTAGCAGGAAATGTCACAGCTACAGTCAATAACATAATGGCCAATGAGTTGCTATTTCGTATCGGCATTACTAACCAGCTAATCTTCTCTATCAGCGGGGTAGTATTGGCTCTTGCTCTGTATATAATACTCAAACCCGTAAACAAAAATCTTGCTTTGCTTGCGCTTTTCTTGAAATTGACAGAAGCCATCCTGGGAGCAGTTATTGCACTTGGCAGTTTTATTGCTTTGCTGATTTTAAAC
This is a stretch of genomic DNA from Candidatus Methanoperedens sp.. It encodes these proteins:
- a CDS encoding DUF4386 domain-containing protein, which translates into the protein MTKHDKSGGIEIPGHTEEASQRKAAKVAGLMFLFIVIGWTLNWTLIDSKLIVAGNVTATVNNIMANELLFRIGITNQLIFSISGVVLALALYIILKPVNKNLALLALFLKLTEAILGAVIALGSFIALLILNGQASLTAFEQEYIQALVGLFLNGRISISAIPMVFLGLNLMVFFYLLLKSKYIPGILASFGILSYALIFMYALITILSPNYAAIMIIQIISWAPSVIFELIIGLWLLIKGVNVEQRDIINE